The genomic region ATTAAACAAAGTAGCTCTAGATGGTTCTTGGTCTATTGTTTACGACATTAAGAACATGGAAATTCATTACAAAACAGCATCTAAACAAAACATCAAAAAAATTAAATTCAATTACTTTAATTTGAGCTGTATTGCTCCTGCATTAATATATGACTTAAAAAGAAATCAAGCAGGATGGGTTCATGAAAATTTTATCCCATTTACTGATAATTTTAATCAAAAGCAATTTAATGCCGCCATAAAAAGTAATGCGATTCGACTTCCTCAACCTATTTTACAGCAATTTTATAATTACAATGCTACTTGTAACTGTAAAGAATAGCTAATTTTGTCAATTCTTAATTTACAAAGACAAAAAGTTATGATTAGATCGGCAAAGGTAGAAGATGCAGAGGTTATTGCTCATATTTATAATGTATATGTAAGACAAGGAACATCAACAATGGACGCTGAAAAAACAGCTGATGACATCCAAAGCTGGATGAGCCAATTTAGCGAACGAGAAGGGATTTTTGTATTGGAGGAAAATGATACCATAAAAGGTTGGGCGATTCTTAAAAAATATTCAGATAGATACGGTTATCGTTTTGCTTGTGAGACTTCAATATATGTACACAACAATTATTTAAGAAAAGGGATTGGAGATCTGCTGAATACTTTTATTATTGAAAAAGCAAAAGCATTGGCGTACAAACATATGACAGCCAAAATCTTTTCAATTAACCAAGCTAGCATTCGGTTCTTTGAAAAATATGGTTATACCATCGTAGGGCAACAAAATAAGATTGGATTTCGTAATGAACAGTGGATTAATATTGTAATTATGGAAAAATTACTTTAATAAGTACCGCTTCACCCAGTGTTGAAAGACCACCAAAGCCCAAGTTGAAGAAACAGCATCTTTTGGACTTTTACTATGTAATAGCTGCTCAATTTTAGCTACTTCCCCCCAATTTAAAAAGCCTTGAGCTTCTATTAACTCTTGATTAAACACATTTTGTTTTAAATAAGCTGCCATTTCATTTTTAAACCATTTTAACAAAGGAACTTCAAAACCATGTTTAGGTCTATGGAATAGCTCTTCAGGTAATTCAGCTTTAAAAGCATCTTTCAATATTTTCTTTCTAGAAGACGCATCAATCTTATAATCCTCAGGTAAAGAAAATACATATTCTACTAAATCATGTTGTAGAAAAGGTGTTCTTACTTCTAAACTATTGGCCATACTCATACTGTCTACTTTTCTGAGCATATCGTTGGTTAAGACCAAGTTAAAATCAGCATATAATACCGCATTCATTGAATCAATTTCAAATGGTAAAAGTGTACTATTTCGTTGACCAAATGTCAAATTATCTTTTACCAAGCTATTGGCTTTTTTTTCTTCCATAAAGGATGCCCAAGCTATATAACGATCTCTTTGAGATAGCGATAATCCCTTAGCATATTTATCTAACTGACGGGCTAAATTCCCTAACTTATTTTGTCTAGATTGAGGAATCAATTGATAGAATGGTTTTCCTGTTTTAATTAAGGTATTTTTAAGCGATTTTTGGCTCGCTATTCTCAATGCTTCATGCTTGTTATAACCACTAAATAATTCATCTGCCCCATCGCCAGATAAAGCAACAGTGACTTGCTCTTTAGTATATTTACTCAATAAAAAAACGTTAATAGCAGAAGAATCAGCAAATGGCTCATCGATATAATCTAATACCTGTTCGAAATGTTCGTATAGGTCGTTATTTGACAATGAAAATACAGTGTGTTCCGATTTTATTTTATTAGCAACCAATCGTGCATATTTGGTCTCATCAAAATACGGTTCGTCTTTAAATCCAATGGAAAAAGTATGTAAGTTTTTGGTCAAACGAGACGAAATTGTTGCAATAATACTCGAATCGATTCCACCACTTAAAAAAGAGCCTATGGGAACATCAGCTACCATTCTTTTTTCTACAGAAGATGCTAATAACTCTCGAACTTTTTTCTTAGCTACAGCATAAGAATCTTGGTTAGGTTCTTGGTTAATATAGTAGGTATAATAACGCTCTATTTTTACTGAATCTCCCTTGATTTCGATAAAATGTCCAGGTAATAGTTTTTTAACATTTGTAAAAATAGTATTGGGCTCGGGAATATAATTAAATTGAAAAAACTGAGTTAAAGATGCTCGATCAACTGTTTTATCAATTGGAAATTGAAGAA from Flavobacteriales bacterium harbors:
- a CDS encoding GNAT family N-acetyltransferase gives rise to the protein MIRSAKVEDAEVIAHIYNVYVRQGTSTMDAEKTADDIQSWMSQFSEREGIFVLEENDTIKGWAILKKYSDRYGYRFACETSIYVHNNYLRKGIGDLLNTFIIEKAKALAYKHMTAKIFSINQASIRFFEKYGYTIVGQQNKIGFRNEQWINIVIMEKLL
- the asnB gene encoding asparagine synthase (glutamine-hydrolyzing), translated to MCGIVGNIVFEGQDRKVESLQEAIQQLNKRGPDFAASYTTSSGGLGHARLSIIDTTNGANQPMSDVTGRYTIVFNGEIYNYLEIKKRLENKGVVFSTQSDTEVLLHLYIQKGKEALQDLDGFFAFCIYDKEEETYFIARDRFGIKPLLYYQDKEQFIFSSEMKAILQFPIDKTVDRASLTQFFQFNYIPEPNTIFTNVKKLLPGHFIEIKGDSVKIERYYTYYINQEPNQDSYAVAKKKVRELLASSVEKRMVADVPIGSFLSGGIDSSIIATISSRLTKNLHTFSIGFKDEPYFDETKYARLVANKIKSEHTVFSLSNNDLYEHFEQVLDYIDEPFADSSAINVFLLSKYTKEQVTVALSGDGADELFSGYNKHEALRIASQKSLKNTLIKTGKPFYQLIPQSRQNKLGNLARQLDKYAKGLSLSQRDRYIAWASFMEEKKANSLVKDNLTFGQRNSTLLPFEIDSMNAVLYADFNLVLTNDMLRKVDSMSMANSLEVRTPFLQHDLVEYVFSLPEDYKIDASSRKKILKDAFKAELPEELFHRPKHGFEVPLLKWFKNEMAAYLKQNVFNQELIEAQGFLNWGEVAKIEQLLHSKSPKDAVSSTWALVVFQHWVKRYLLK